The following are from one region of the Vicinamibacterales bacterium genome:
- a CDS encoding RNB domain-containing ribonuclease, with product MNGSQKHQLETIARGAMLANGFEPDFSPAALAQAANGAVHEEGAPVKDLRGLPWSSIDNDDSRDLDQIEVCLTDGGRTRVLVGIADVDAVVTKDSPVDQHAQRNTTSVYTPAVIFPMLPTTLSTDRTSLNEAQDRHAIVIDMTVTAEGTVSGAEVYRALVRNQAQLAYSAVAAWLDNTGPAPKALSNMSGLDAQLRLQDGVAQRLQRERDECGALDFDRTELKPIVDDNGVRELATETPNRAKLLIENFMVASNGAVARFLSAHGLASIRRVVREPERWPRIVDLAKQHGTTLPAAPDAVALQQFLKAERQKAPDAFADLSLAIIKLLGRGEYVAAMPNQDSLHFALAAHGYSHSTAPNRRYPDVLTQRLIKATLAGTPTPYTLAQLTALATHCTDQEDAANKVERLTKKAAAALWLGDRIGQEFDSIVTGAGPKGTWVRLAGMPVEGRLDRGAEGLDVGDRTRVRLVSTDPARGYIDFVRA from the coding sequence GTGAACGGATCGCAAAAGCATCAGCTCGAAACGATCGCGCGCGGCGCGATGCTCGCCAACGGCTTCGAACCGGATTTCTCGCCCGCCGCGCTCGCGCAGGCGGCCAACGGCGCGGTTCACGAAGAGGGCGCACCGGTGAAGGATCTGCGCGGACTGCCGTGGTCGTCGATCGACAATGACGACTCGCGCGATCTCGATCAGATCGAAGTCTGTCTCACCGACGGCGGCCGCACGCGCGTCCTCGTCGGCATCGCCGACGTCGACGCCGTGGTCACCAAGGATTCGCCCGTCGACCAGCATGCGCAGCGCAACACGACCTCGGTCTACACGCCGGCGGTGATTTTTCCGATGCTGCCGACGACATTGTCGACCGACCGGACATCGCTCAACGAGGCGCAGGACCGCCACGCGATCGTCATCGACATGACGGTGACCGCCGAGGGGACGGTGAGCGGCGCCGAGGTCTATCGCGCCCTGGTGCGCAACCAGGCGCAACTCGCCTACTCGGCCGTCGCCGCGTGGCTCGACAACACCGGCCCGGCGCCGAAGGCACTGTCGAACATGTCCGGACTCGACGCGCAGCTCCGCCTCCAGGACGGCGTCGCGCAGCGGCTGCAGCGCGAGCGCGACGAATGCGGCGCGCTGGACTTCGACCGCACCGAGCTGAAGCCGATCGTCGACGACAACGGGGTGCGCGAGCTGGCCACCGAGACGCCGAATCGCGCCAAGCTGCTGATCGAGAACTTCATGGTCGCGTCGAACGGAGCGGTGGCGCGATTCCTGAGCGCGCACGGGCTGGCGTCGATCCGCCGGGTCGTCCGCGAGCCGGAGCGATGGCCGCGCATCGTCGATCTCGCCAAGCAGCACGGCACGACGCTGCCGGCGGCCCCGGATGCCGTCGCCCTGCAGCAGTTCCTGAAGGCTGAGCGTCAGAAGGCGCCCGACGCTTTCGCCGATCTCTCCCTCGCGATCATCAAGCTGCTCGGCCGCGGTGAATACGTTGCCGCAATGCCTAACCAGGACAGCCTGCACTTCGCGCTGGCGGCGCACGGCTATTCGCATTCGACGGCGCCCAACCGCCGCTATCCCGACGTGCTGACGCAGCGCCTCATCAAGGCGACCCTCGCCGGGACGCCGACGCCGTATACACTCGCGCAACTGACAGCCCTCGCCACGCACTGCACCGATCAGGAAGACGCAGCCAACAAGGTGGAGCGGCTGACCAAGAAAGCCGCCGCCGCGCTCTGGCTCGGCGATCGCATCGGCCAGGAGTTCGATTCGATCGTCACCGGCGCCGGACCCAAGGGGACGTGGGTCCGCCTGGCCGGGATGCCGGTCGAAGGACGGCTCGATCGCGGGGCCGAAGGACTCGACGTCGGCGATCGGACGCGCGTGCGTCTGGTCAGCACCGACCCGGCGCGCGGGTACATCGATTTCGTGCGCGCCTGA
- a CDS encoding zinc dependent phospholipase C family protein, with protein sequence MLLLARSSPAYSVLAHESNIDALWASHIRPLLLARYPGTSSDALREARAYAYGGSVIQDLGYYPFGSHFFTNLLHYEKTGDFVEALLHDASDVNDYAFAIGALCHYASDNVGHAIAVNRAVPLIYPKLRRKFGDVVPYDEAKKEHVLVEFAFDVVLAANGGYQLQAYHDFIGFKVATPLVEQAFRESYGVEMKDQFLSEDLAVGTFRHAVGTTIPNVTKVAWEKKQDQIQQTTPGVLREKFVLALPRTAYEQEYGTDYRTPHGLARVIGWLYVIVPKVGPLRPLAFKVPTPEAERLFLDSLTRSRQRFGVALDELRAGHLTLANLNLDTGRPAVVGEYPLADQTRAELQRRLQRR encoded by the coding sequence GTGCTTCTGCTGGCGCGATCGTCGCCTGCCTACTCCGTCCTCGCGCACGAATCGAACATCGACGCTTTGTGGGCGTCGCACATCCGGCCGCTGCTGCTCGCGCGCTACCCGGGCACGTCGTCCGATGCGCTGCGTGAGGCCCGCGCCTATGCCTACGGCGGGTCCGTCATCCAGGACCTCGGTTACTACCCGTTTGGCAGCCATTTCTTTACGAACCTGCTGCACTACGAGAAGACCGGCGACTTCGTCGAGGCGCTCCTTCACGACGCGTCCGACGTAAATGACTACGCCTTCGCCATCGGCGCACTCTGCCACTACGCCTCCGACAACGTCGGCCACGCGATTGCGGTCAACCGCGCCGTGCCGCTGATCTATCCCAAGCTGCGGCGCAAGTTCGGCGACGTCGTGCCGTACGACGAGGCGAAGAAGGAACACGTGCTCGTCGAATTCGCGTTCGACGTCGTCCTCGCGGCCAACGGCGGCTATCAGTTGCAGGCGTATCACGACTTCATCGGCTTCAAGGTGGCGACGCCTCTCGTGGAGCAGGCCTTTCGCGAGAGCTACGGCGTCGAGATGAAGGATCAGTTTCTGAGCGAGGACCTCGCGGTCGGTACGTTCCGCCACGCGGTCGGCACGACGATTCCGAACGTGACCAAGGTGGCGTGGGAGAAAAAGCAGGATCAGATTCAGCAGACGACACCCGGCGTCCTGCGGGAGAAGTTCGTCCTGGCGCTGCCGCGCACCGCCTACGAACAGGAATACGGCACCGACTACCGCACGCCGCACGGCTTGGCGCGCGTGATCGGCTGGTTGTATGTGATCGTTCCGAAAGTCGGGCCGCTGCGGCCGCTCGCCTTCAAGGTGCCGACGCCTGAGGCCGAGCGGCTATTCCTCGACAGCCTGACCCGCAGCCGCCAACGATTCGGCGTCGCGCTCGACGAGCTGCGCGCCGGCCATTTGACGCTCGCCAACCTGAATCTCGATACCGGCAGACCAGCGGTCGTCGGCGAATATCCGCTGGCCGACCAGACGCGCGCCGAACTGCAGCGACGCCTGCAGCGACGGTGA